Proteins encoded within one genomic window of Gigantopelta aegis isolate Gae_Host chromosome 2, Gae_host_genome, whole genome shotgun sequence:
- the LOC121381215 gene encoding uncharacterized protein LOC121381215 isoform X3 has product MAVLCHTDCRQCKVVWTFKAETISRSGVLSLSNVSWPHIGIYTCVAYGDGTKPVHKNTTLKVHSIFTCLSTATLKNVYKSLDSALNMYISVYGQWTGWAFAARECLPTCSGFQTSKRMCLNLYDDITSGSPRCHGQSTISTEEKCCDTNLSGLVAGIVCGVLLLSGFGLYRYRRKRIIKRQDSKIYRSSIFTVGDWDTHSSEYPSFTLSNVAVPKDMKF; this is encoded by the exons ATGGCAGTGTTATGTCACACAGACTGCAGACAATGTAAGGTAGTGTGGACGTTCAAGGCAGAGACTATATCAAGAAGTGGGGTGCTGTCGCTAAGCAACGTAAGCTGGCCACACATTGGTATCTACACGTGCGTGGCATACGGCGATGGAACCAAACCAGTACACAAAAATACTACTTTGAAAGTTCATT cCATTTTCACTTGCCTTAGCACCGCCACCCTCAAAAATGTGTATAAAAGTCTGGATTCGGCGCTGAATATGTACATTTCAGTGTACGGACAGTGGACGGGATGGGCGTTTGCCGCCAGAGAGTGCCTACCCACGTGTAGTGGTTTTCAGACGTCCAAGAGGATGTGTTTGAACCTCTACGACGACATCACTTCCGGGTCGCCCAGGTGTCACGGACAGAGCACAATCAGCACGGAGGAGAAATGTTGTG ataccaatCTCTCAGGATTAGTAGCTGGAATAGTTTGTGGGGTTCTGTTGCTATCGGGATTTGGACTGTATCGTTATAG ACGTAAACGAATTATTAAGCGTCAGGATTCGAAGATCTACCGGTCGAGTATCTTCACCGTTGGCGACTGGGACACCCACAGTTCCGAATACCCGTCATTCACATTGTCGAACGTCGCTGTTCCGAAAGACATGAAGTTCTAG
- the LOC121381215 gene encoding uncharacterized protein LOC121381215 isoform X2, whose amino-acid sequence MDFVNIFFPVVLIMFHITYNSAGDSPFSLKLNVTSLHYVNEGENMAVLCHTDCRQCKVVWTFKAETISRSGVLSLSNVSWPHIGIYTCVAYGDGTKPVHKNTTLKVHLYGQWTGWAFAARECLPTCSGFQTSKRMCLNLYDDITSGSPRCHGQSTISTEEKCCDTNLSGLVAGIVCGVLLLSGFGLYRYRRKRIIKRQDSKIYRSSIFTVGDWDTHSSEYPSFTLSNVAVPKDMKF is encoded by the exons TTGTGAATATCTTCTTTCCAGTTGTTCTGATCATGTTTCACATTACTTATAATTCCGCTGGAG ATTCCCCGTTCTCTTTAAAGCTAAACGTGACGTCATTGCACTATGTGAATGAGGGCGAAAACATGGCAGTGTTATGTCACACAGACTGCAGACAATGTAAGGTAGTGTGGACGTTCAAGGCAGAGACTATATCAAGAAGTGGGGTGCTGTCGCTAAGCAACGTAAGCTGGCCACACATTGGTATCTACACGTGCGTGGCATACGGCGATGGAACCAAACCAGTACACAAAAATACTACTTTGAAAGTTCATT TGTACGGACAGTGGACGGGATGGGCGTTTGCCGCCAGAGAGTGCCTACCCACGTGTAGTGGTTTTCAGACGTCCAAGAGGATGTGTTTGAACCTCTACGACGACATCACTTCCGGGTCGCCCAGGTGTCACGGACAGAGCACAATCAGCACGGAGGAGAAATGTTGTG ataccaatCTCTCAGGATTAGTAGCTGGAATAGTTTGTGGGGTTCTGTTGCTATCGGGATTTGGACTGTATCGTTATAG ACGTAAACGAATTATTAAGCGTCAGGATTCGAAGATCTACCGGTCGAGTATCTTCACCGTTGGCGACTGGGACACCCACAGTTCCGAATACCCGTCATTCACATTGTCGAACGTCGCTGTTCCGAAAGACATGAAGTTCTAG
- the LOC121381215 gene encoding uncharacterized protein LOC121381215 isoform X1 yields the protein MDFVNIFFPVVLIMFHITYNSAGDSPFSLKLNVTSLHYVNEGENMAVLCHTDCRQCKVVWTFKAETISRSGVLSLSNVSWPHIGIYTCVAYGDGTKPVHKNTTLKVHSIFTCLSTATLKNVYKSLDSALNMYISVYGQWTGWAFAARECLPTCSGFQTSKRMCLNLYDDITSGSPRCHGQSTISTEEKCCDTNLSGLVAGIVCGVLLLSGFGLYRYRRKRIIKRQDSKIYRSSIFTVGDWDTHSSEYPSFTLSNVAVPKDMKF from the exons TTGTGAATATCTTCTTTCCAGTTGTTCTGATCATGTTTCACATTACTTATAATTCCGCTGGAG ATTCCCCGTTCTCTTTAAAGCTAAACGTGACGTCATTGCACTATGTGAATGAGGGCGAAAACATGGCAGTGTTATGTCACACAGACTGCAGACAATGTAAGGTAGTGTGGACGTTCAAGGCAGAGACTATATCAAGAAGTGGGGTGCTGTCGCTAAGCAACGTAAGCTGGCCACACATTGGTATCTACACGTGCGTGGCATACGGCGATGGAACCAAACCAGTACACAAAAATACTACTTTGAAAGTTCATT cCATTTTCACTTGCCTTAGCACCGCCACCCTCAAAAATGTGTATAAAAGTCTGGATTCGGCGCTGAATATGTACATTTCAGTGTACGGACAGTGGACGGGATGGGCGTTTGCCGCCAGAGAGTGCCTACCCACGTGTAGTGGTTTTCAGACGTCCAAGAGGATGTGTTTGAACCTCTACGACGACATCACTTCCGGGTCGCCCAGGTGTCACGGACAGAGCACAATCAGCACGGAGGAGAAATGTTGTG ataccaatCTCTCAGGATTAGTAGCTGGAATAGTTTGTGGGGTTCTGTTGCTATCGGGATTTGGACTGTATCGTTATAG ACGTAAACGAATTATTAAGCGTCAGGATTCGAAGATCTACCGGTCGAGTATCTTCACCGTTGGCGACTGGGACACCCACAGTTCCGAATACCCGTCATTCACATTGTCGAACGTCGCTGTTCCGAAAGACATGAAGTTCTAG
- the LOC121381215 gene encoding uncharacterized protein LOC121381215 isoform X4 encodes MDFVNIFFPVVLIMFHITYNSAGDSPFSLKLNVTSLHYVNEGENMAVLCHTDCRQCKVVWTFKAETISRSGVLSLSNVSWPHIGIYTCVAYGDGTKPVHKNTTLKVHSIFTCLSTATLKNVYKSLDSALNMYISVYGQWTGWAFAARECLPTCSGFQTSKRMCLNLYDDITSGSPRCHGQSTISTEEKCCDTNLSGLVAGIVCGVLLLSGFGLYRYR; translated from the exons TTGTGAATATCTTCTTTCCAGTTGTTCTGATCATGTTTCACATTACTTATAATTCCGCTGGAG ATTCCCCGTTCTCTTTAAAGCTAAACGTGACGTCATTGCACTATGTGAATGAGGGCGAAAACATGGCAGTGTTATGTCACACAGACTGCAGACAATGTAAGGTAGTGTGGACGTTCAAGGCAGAGACTATATCAAGAAGTGGGGTGCTGTCGCTAAGCAACGTAAGCTGGCCACACATTGGTATCTACACGTGCGTGGCATACGGCGATGGAACCAAACCAGTACACAAAAATACTACTTTGAAAGTTCATT cCATTTTCACTTGCCTTAGCACCGCCACCCTCAAAAATGTGTATAAAAGTCTGGATTCGGCGCTGAATATGTACATTTCAGTGTACGGACAGTGGACGGGATGGGCGTTTGCCGCCAGAGAGTGCCTACCCACGTGTAGTGGTTTTCAGACGTCCAAGAGGATGTGTTTGAACCTCTACGACGACATCACTTCCGGGTCGCCCAGGTGTCACGGACAGAGCACAATCAGCACGGAGGAGAAATGTTGTG ataccaatCTCTCAGGATTAGTAGCTGGAATAGTTTGTGGGGTTCTGTTGCTATCGGGATTTGGACTGTATCGTTATAGGTGA